The following is a genomic window from Neodiprion virginianus isolate iyNeoVirg1 chromosome 1, iyNeoVirg1.1, whole genome shotgun sequence.
TTCTCAATGAAGCGCCTCTTTCGACTCCTGCAAAGGTCGGCGGCGGGTATACCTCCTACGTTTGCTTGGAAACTCAAACTAACCGACGCTGCTTGAAAAATACTCAAGTACAAAGTGTGCGCTGGTATTTGTAAATGGTaaatcgacattttttctcccttcgGCCGTCTACACCTCATCCTTGCAGTACTCTTTGCAGTCCGCACCTTAGCCAAATATTGTAACGTGTGAGCATAcctatacctatgtatatgcattatgcatatatgtgtatatgtataatgtaggTATAATGTGAGAACGTCGTCAGAGCGACGCGAGAGCCTCTCGAAACGAGGTTTGTTATACCTGTGcagtatatgtacatatttacgTTAAACGAATGCCCGATTTGGACAGGTAAACAACTTAGTTTGCCCGGAAGATCTTGAACTAGAACTGCATCCTGAGACGCGATATGTGTTAATTGTACAGGCTGGGGGTGTACAATAATACCTGAGCAGAAATCGTATCGTCATCACGAAACGAATGAAGGAAATAAAAGAATACGGCAGCAATGAGAGAGCTAAAAAATCTACCCAGCGGTATCTCAGACTTTTGTAAAACCAGTCCCGAACTCTTTTCCCCGACGACATATGTAAACTAGCCGATGAGTCTCGGGTAGGGGTAAGAGAGTTATTGCAATCATCGCTTATTCGCGATAGAACGAATATTCAGCGTGTATatatttcgcaaatttatTCCACCACACGTCCGAATAAATATCGCACGAAGGGATATATCAGTTATATATCTGCCGACGTTAATGAACGACTTACAAAGTACAAATCGGCAACCGATATTGGCGCCTCGTGGAAACCAGACTGCAGACTTTAAGAAACTAAGTTATATACCTATGTGGTTTTCCACGTGAAATCGGAAGAGGTTTTAAagtcgaatttttcatttatatcattctctttttttccgatcGGCCTATCGGAAGAAGCATTCCTGATTTCCTCGTAATCTTAACTTCAAACAAATGTAACTCGAGAACGAAATAAGATATTGAGAAAATTCGGCAcacattttttccatcttaCATCTATCACAGAATGCCGAAATAATTTGACGCAATTACATCTCCTTGAAATCACCAAATTATTGAAAGTTTAAGATGgtcaagttttattttcatgcgAACAATACATATACTGGAAagtgttgatttttttcgtaaatttttaaaccaatTATCATTACGGGCCGATCACTCGTTACATTTctattgaatttaatttttaaaaaggttaataattcaaattttatttaattaaattgaaatttaaaaagatgATACGTAACGTAAGGATGGATCGGTCCATggtgatatttttcatcatcatgTCGAAGACTAAATTTCTTGGTGACTTTAATCAGATATAATTTCTTTCCACTTGTTATGAATTTACGATTCAGGGCAAATGAAAcgtattattgaatttttaaacatttccTCTCGTTTCACCGTAATATCCACTTGAGATCTGAGAAACAAGAAACTTTTAGATATTTCGTAACTGAAGAACAGATTTTGagcataaattttttgaaaaatcaagaaCGCTTCTTTCTATGGGGCAggttgaagtaaaaaaaaaaaaaaaaagaacgaagcGACGCAAAAATTCAACTATAAAATCTTGTCTGATTTCACGTGGAAAACCGCAAAGGCCGTATGTAGGTATACGCCTTACGTGTTTAGTGACAACCGTTGACAGGCTGGTGCATGGCAGCCAAAGGAGAAAACTTGGAGAAAACGAGGTGACCCGAAGTAGTGTATTGACGTGCGGTAAGCTGCGGTACAAGATTCACGACGCTGCAGCATGTACGGCACATGCATCCCTGATAGAGGAACGGATAATACACGAAGTGTACGTACACGTATTATATGTTTGTACCCATACGTTATACGAGCAAACGAAGATAGAGCCAGGCAGGCTGTTAGTATGTGCGCGCATAATAATCTTGAAGAGAGATCCAGAACGCGAACGGCGGATGTCCGCGGCTTCTGGGACGTCCTACGCTCCTCGGGTAACACCGTCTCTTCGTAATCCCAGCGATAAATCAGCCGTATGTAAATTAAACGATTTCAATGTTAAACTGCTTTTACTGGTCCCATCTTCGATGACGCGTACCACACGCGTGTGTAAGTATACATGGGTATACGTTACATACACGTAGTCATAAACTCGAGACTGAGATGATATATTCATACATATCATCGCTCTACATACGTTCGTTATAGATGGCTGAGGTTGCGGGTAGGATGCACGCACGTGCGTATGCGGCTCTAAACCCCGATCCCAGCCTCGCACTTACATACCTCATTTTCTTTCGGCCCCGGAAATCATATGAATACAGAGAAAAGCGAgctcaaataaataattgaagcAAATAACAATACtaaattctataaaaaaaaaataagtatacGCAGACAATTCGGATACCTCCCTCTCTCATCGATCCATCAGTTCAACGCGATACAGCAGATCTGTAAGCGATCTGTAGTGTCCGGCACAATAGGACAAAGTAAGAAATCGGCAATCTTTTCGTTCACCGATAAACACCattgattataaaattacCAACCAGGTTTGCCCCTCTACATGGCGCAAAACATTACCCAAGGCTGCTGTCGAACTCAGAAAAATGATGCAACATATTATCGCTGTTGCACAATAAAACAATTGTAGCGTCACTTTCAACCATGTgcaaaattgtatattttgaatattgttttttttctttttttctttttttttttattactatacatggacaaaaattttccgtgatttaatatataatatatatatatacatatatacctgtatatacattcatttttttgcattaaATCTAtaaagcaaaaataaaaaaagaaagaaaaaactgagATATAGACTCGGAGAAAATAATACATTGCATAAGGCGTTGATAATTATCATATTAATCAGTTAATCacttatttataataatattacaaacAGTACAGTAATGCCTGGACTAATTCTAGATAGGCCACTATTGTAAAGCGAATGAAAACATCGTACGACATGTGAGTGtatcttttttcatttatactcATATAAGCATCCACGCGCTCTCATAGAAttgatgattgaaaaatttgcgattCAAGTAATCAGAGAATTGTTTCCTAACCAAGGACACAACgaatattacaaattataaaatcTAACAAATTTCCATCCCAATATTAATTCATAAATTGATAAGCGTAGACGGCATaagtaaattatacaataacgTCTTATCATGTATATCAGAATtacagtaatgaaaaaaagtcgTTCTATTTATAACAAGAGTAATGCATACaacaagtttatttttttctctctttgtttCTGCAATTCTACcaaacattttattcaatcggAATGTattatttcgaatattttttttttattatggtCAACTAAAGTCTCGTTTCATTTTGGCAAAACAAAATGTGTACACGGACTTCGTTTTTCACTAGTGCGACTGACGCGATAAAGGAAATACGCATGCAATACATGTAGGAACTCTTCACTCGCCAACTACAACAGCAATTTACCCGTCATTCCATGTGTAAAAGGTCTGACTCTGCATGTCTTACGTTTGTGGACACTGAAATTATATTGGTAAGTACGGCGACATGTAACTTCTTTTTTCTACAGGTAATCAGCTGTTTCCTGATTAATATAGGGTGATCCCGagtaatgtatatgtatttatgtacacGTATCTGAGCATGTAAGATCTAAACTGTGATAGTAAAGAACGGATTTCAAATAGAATGATCAAAGAATAGAAAAGAGTAATTAGTTAAGCAAAAAATCAACCCTAAATATGCGCCAATCATTACAGCAAATATGTATGTGCATATCAAAATTGTCACTTATTATAGATAGAAAGACGTCTTGATTTTCGAACGATGATATTTTACGAATTAAGTCGTATTGAAATGTGGCCGATAAGCATTAATAACGGTACCTTCCAATTTTCCAACAATATACCAgctactgttttttttttttcttttttttttatcactgtttcaaatatttagcCATCAGAATTTCATCAAATGTTATCATTCCTATTAATCACATTGTCTTCTTTGTCGACTGGTGGGGGTCCTGTGGGAAGTGTGGCACTTGGTCCTGCAGTTAGATAACCCGCAGACACCGGTACACCAGcttcaataaaattgatgaaaaaaagataaaaaaggTCGAACAATGAAAATGACACGATAACGTTACACCAATGTAATTGTGATTTCAGTTACCAGTCAAATAACCCGCAGTGGGTGTGTTGGATATAAACAAATCGTGCATCTGGTCTTTGTACTCTGCCCAAACAGAGGATttgtctaatatcgctgtgattttttcacccaGCAACAGACTCCGTGTCATTGCTTTCAAGGCCTTCACTATTTGAGCCTTTGTCGTGCCAGGATTATCAATGGTGTCTAATCTACCCTCCAAAAGTGTCAAAAGGTACGGGACCATCTGTGCTTCTAATGCCTGCAAGCATGatgcaaaaatttatcgcttACAGATAGACAAAAGTCAAAACTAAGTTAGAAAATGTTATGATATCGCGATTATGAATAGCAATAGAGCACCTGCTTCACAAGCCTGTCCTCGTTCGTTGAGAATAATCTGTTTAATGCCTCGCAAGCTATGGCTATCATGTCTTTCCTCGATTGCATTGCATACTTTAGAGGACTTATACACTCTGTCTGACATATTGATGTTATACAtatctgaaattgaaatttatgtaGGTGCTATCTCGGtgtagtgaaaataaaataaaaaatcattgtatcAGCTTCTGAGCCCGTGAAGGCAGATAGTAAGAGCTCTCTGTTAGAATCAAACTGTTTTAGTTTGAAAACGTGATTAAAAACTTCCATTTCCTACCTCACTAGCGGCTAATTGGTGCAATATTAATATGGCAGCTTTGTAGACGGCCGGTTGACTATTGGGAACAGACATTTGTCGACATAACTTTGGTATATGGCCTAGAGATGGTACCTGATCAGCCAACGCTGGCTGAGCTTGCAACAAGCACACCAAAGCTTGCGCAGCTAACTCTAGCAAATCGGTCtagcaagaaaaaaatgggTAGAGTTACAGAGCATTTTAGAGAACCAAGTTTCCAAAAAATCACTACACGTCaaaatggaaacaaaattttgcatcAGAGCGTATGTAACTTCCACACCAAATTAATGGAAATCGTGGAAATAAATCGACAACCACTCACGTCAGTTTTTTCCTTTGACATTAGAATCAATGTCGTATCCATCAGCTCGCTCAAAAACTCTTTAGGTTTTCTGAGGGCCCATGTAGGACTGGCTATAAATAATCTGAGGTAAACTCCAGCTACCACAGGTTCATTACTTCCGATATCTATGTTAGTCTGCATTTCAGGCAACTTCAGATTTGTATTTGGATTCACTCTCTGGGCTGCATAGTGTCTGAAATATCAAGATTGGTCGTATTCTATCTTGAAATATATAGAGATACCGGATAGTGAGTTATAATTACTCTTCTTTCATCTCGGAAACAATTCTGGAAACTCTGTTCTTTGAGTCGTCATCCCAAATTAACTCTGGATTTTCATGTCTAGATTCGAACATATGTACACATTGCTTAGGCGCATCTCGGATTGCCTCGCTGAACAACCGTGGCAAGAATTTCGACAAATCGAGCTTTACTTTTGGCCCAGCTAACTTGTCGGAAGACATTTTAGCCAGTAAATCGGCAGCGGCTTCCCGTATTTGGGTATTGTTGGAGTTGCAAAATAAATCAAGAATGTACACAACAGCACCTGAAACAACACCACAAAGCCTGTAAGTTACCTTCAAATAAATTTAGCAACACCAAAACTAACGTCGGGGTACCTTTGGTCAAAGCATCTTTTACTATTTTCGTAGTACTCATCAAGGCGTACAATGTTTCCAAGGTCAGAAGCTGGCACTCGGTCAAACTGTGCAGGCACAAAAGTAAATGCACCACTACCTCATTAGCGGCAATATCGTTGACGCACTCTTGATTTTTAGTGACATTATTAATAACTTCCAGAGCTCCCTTCTGGATTGGCTTGAAGCTGTTGCAACTCAACAGTCCAAAAAGTAACTTGAAGTGACCAATGCACTGCATTTCTACACcgggattattttttatcacattttttagAGCGTCAAGGGATATTACGATATGCCTCAATTTTTCCTGATCCTTCTTTAACAATGCAACACTTCCGACAGAAGCTAAATAAGCAGCAGACTTGGAGAGAAAGTCGAGGAGGTCTATTGTAAAACCCTttggattctgaaaattttctagaTAAAGTTTTCCGAATCATCAATTATGTTACAGAGGCATTGGCATTTCCTGAACAAGCCGCTTACCTCAATTGGGAACGTTGGCTgttcattataaattttaacaaaGATTTCCCCAATTATAAGTTCATTGCTATGCGCCGTATATTTAAACTCAGTGAAATCATGTTCAAAGTCTCCATTGCCACTCAGTCTTTCTTGCCGCTTTGATTCTAAGTACTCATTTAGTTCTGCCCTGGTACCGTTGTCCCATATCAAATACGGATTTGAGCAATTTGAATTGAGAATTTTCAGGATTTCTTCAGGTTTTTCCTTGCCAAGCTGACGGGCCAGATACAGGGTGAGGGTGCTTTCCAGCGCAGCCACGGTAACGGGATTAACTGGTGTTTCATTATCGCCAGTCATATAGCCACCCAGCCTAGCACATGCCCTCACCGCAAGCTTAGCCAAGTTGTTTGCAACTTCTTGCCGATTTTCATCCTGACTTCTTTTCACGCCACCTTCCTCCAACGTGTAATCATAGTTGAACATGAAGAGGAGCAAATGCCACAGTGCTCCCGACTGCAGCAACTGCATCTGGAGCACGCTATCGGTTGCTAAGGATGATACACACTCCGTTGCCACAGAGCAGAGTTTCGTTAAATGCTGAAACAAGTTATCCGGTCCGCAAGTTATTTGAAAGTACATTGAAGAAAAGAGCTTTGTTCATAATTCCGAGCAGATTATCATCGTAAATACGCCAGCCGTACCTTGAAATATAAGAGCCTGCAGAGATCCCTGACCAATTGAGGCAACTCGACCATCTTTTCTCTACACCCTCTGAACAACCCGGCAACAGCAAAGCATCTTGTGATATGTGTACAAACTTGAACAGCGACGTCATTGGGTTTACTTGAGTTATTTAAGACTGAAACGCATCTTGAATATGCTTCTAACATAACTTCCAGGCCACCTTCTCTCCTCAATTCTTCGGCATTTAAAGCAGAACAGTGAACGGTATGATAGGCAAGTTCGCTTGCTGCGGCCAGGAGAGGTGCAGACTTTGAGAACAATTGATCATCATTGGTCTCAAACTTTATTGTCTTAATCAGTTGTGGGTAACCCGCGTATTTGTATGGCTGAAGCTCATCAGCGTATCGATGGAACAAAATACTCTGCGTTCGAAGGATGAGAACAATGTTATCCGGGTTTGGACCATCCGCGGTCCAACAGCTACGGCTACACAGGAATTCGTATGCTTGATTAACAGCTTCGAATTTATCCTAGAAAATATTAAACGTCAAGACAAGTATGTTCGTAAGTTTTCAACAGATCTGTAATAGTCCACGCTCGCTCAAAGAACAAGTCATTGGCTTCTTACCCTGCCATCAGGATTTTTATCTGGATGATACATTTGTGCAAGTTTATAATAAGACTTTCGCACAGTAGCTTCATTGTGCTGTTTCCCACCGGCTAATCCCAAAACTCTGTAGGCATCGTCCACTGTCATAACCGGTGGCTTTTTTTCCACCTCCTTTTTCCATGCATCCAACACATCTTTCAGCAACCTTACCtgataataaataatgctTGATTGAATTGTAACGAAAGATACACCTTATTTATCAAGAACTctcagtttaaaaaaatgttatacctatgtaaaacaaaatatacttACAGGGTCAGGTATCGGCCACTGGGGAAATTTGTTTGTATCACAAAGATGCCTGAGGTAAAATATTTGACAGAACAGTTCATTCTCAAGCTGAGGATATCTTATAGCTGGTATAGGGATGTATTGGTAGCGAGCCAGTGTGTGGCTTCGTAGCCTAGGCGAGAAGTCTGCTATATGTGCAGCCACTTTTTCTATTAACATCCTGCGCATTTCAGCATTCCAGATGGCTTCTGGTGTGTCAAAGTCACCCAAAAATATCTGTGCAAACTTTTCTGCTCCGTGATTCTCAAGGTAGCTAACCATAGCATCTGGCAAAAGCTGGCCCAATATACTCCTCTGCATTATGTCAGATGCTGTGTTCTGAGTTgacaaaatgtaaacaaaCACATCAATGTACAGATGATCTAAAAATGGTAAGACAATTTAAGCTGCACTTACTTCATCACCCCTAAACGCCTGTTTGGTGTGCGTCAGCTGCAAAAATCTTGCAACCGGTAGAACGTTGGACCCAGTATACATcaatatgaagaaaaagattCCCGTTAGATAGATTTTTGACACGTCTGGATTATCCTTCATCACTTCGCAAAGCAATGTCGATACTCTCTCTACTAAGACTGGATCGAAAGTCAAGAGTAACTGAACTACATGTGGCATACACTGAGGATCGGAAAGTAGCCTTTTAACGCGAGGCAGTGGCCGAATTATAGCATCATCAGCATCTCGACTTGGAAAGTATTCGCACATTTTGATGAGAATGTTCAAAACTAGGGTTGCCAATTCGCTTTCATTTATTACTGGACTGCCTTTGGCAACTAAAGTCCACTTCAACTGAGGAACTTGCATCACCATTCGCCAACCATCTAACCCCTGTGCCCAGACCTTAGttttgttgttaattttacCAGCTGCatataatttcttcaattcagTGATGCAAATTGGACCTTTTCGCTGGTCTCCGTCATTGTAGTACCATTCTTTCTCCATGACCCTTTCTTGATCTGGTCCTGCCTCTATGACATTCGTCTGAGTCGGAACAACAGCACGCGACGTGTGCAAGTGAGCCAATGTCAAGAGATCGACCAGAGTTCTAACGCCATTTTGGTCCATAATATCTTTAACATTTCTCCGATGTAGTATCAGCTTATTTATAAACATAACTAAACGATCACGCTCCATCCTATCTGAACACCGTTCAAGCATACCAACTATGTACTTAGTGTCGGAAAAAGGGCCAATGTCTTCAAAATATCGACCGTACACGATAGTCATTGCTTGCAGGCAAAGGCacttcatttcaatttttgtagtCAACAGAAATCTATGATACAagtcgttgaaaaattcatacctAGAATGAAATAGGGCGTTAATCTCATATTTCTTTTAATGTACCGAAACTAGATACATTTTGAACAATGAATATCACATCGACTTACGACTTCCTTATAGGGCTATCAGGACTGTCTTCCTTCTCTAATAGCAGTCGGAGATAATAATCACCAATTTTCACTTCGTCGGACAAAGAATGATACTGTACTTCGAATTCTCTGTGATTCCAGGCTATCAAAGTGCCACCCGACAAATCCTTGTCAGAGCTAAAAGCTCTTATTTCGTTTTCCAAAGCGGTTCTCAACTCCTCTCGTGTTTTGTGGTTCCAGATTAAATTCGGCAGCGCATGATCTTgattaaatttgtaataaaatagcTTCCAATTTGCTTCGGACTTAATCCGTTCTCTACGCTTTCGCAGCACAATTGGTcgttctttaattttttcacgccgCTCGATACCCACTCTAGCACCCCAGTGTTGAAGGGCGTTTTCCACATGCCTTTCAAGTACTCGCATTTGACGCTCAATGGCTATCCATTGTGgactttttctgtttttcgaGGCATGATCGatcgcaatttttaaattatcacgATTATTCAATCGTTCTTCTTCCAGAAAAGAATCCGGCACTTTCTCCTCTGAATCCAGATAATTCAGCAAACCAACTGGCTGtaattacaaattcaaaataagtcactcaaaaatttaaacagtGTCAGTGACGGCAGTACGCAAGCAGATAACTATTGTCAAGCATGTACCATTATTCTCTTTAGTAACCCCATCGCAGTAGGGTGTCCGGTGACCCACAAGCCCACCAAATGTCGGCACAATTGTCGATGTGTCAAAAGTCTGCCATCACTGCCCAGAGTGAATAAGCTATTCAACAGATGTCTCGGCAAAGCACCCTCGGCTAGTGCCAATTCTTGCATTTTTGCTGCAATTTCTGGTGCTCCTTCCTCAATTATAGCCCGCATCACAAGCCCTGCTCCTTTGACAACTGCTAACGAAGGATGTTGAAACAGTCGAAACAACGATCTACCCCTAGCAGCGACCATTTCCAGTAAATTATCAAAGTGTTTGCCATCTGTTGTTTCGCTGTATGGTACACAGAGCGCGAATGTTAGGAAATCCAACATGGCAGAAACCACAAGAGCTCCTGTGCCATGattctaaaatatttataaataatggaAAATCACATAAAATGAGAATTTTATCCCCAGTGTTTTTCATCcaatcaattaatttcattttgaagAAATATAGTTTATTACCACTCTACACTGGACTTCATAAATTAAGACTGTGAAACTAATTGTGGTTGATTTGGGAATGCAAAAATGACTTAGGGTTTGATGAGTGACTCAAAATGTTCCGAATGACAACAGAAAACATGTACGTCGTAATTCTTTTGTCAAATACTCACAACGTGGCTGATCCACATATCTAGAAGACTGTCAAGGAACTTGGTACTACTGAGTAGACTGCTTTTGTTCAATTGTTCTTGTCTTAAGTCACAGTCTTCGTGCATGGGCTGCATGAGAGCACAAATACAATCCATTGCTGCTTGCGTCACTCCACAATCTTGTCGCTTCAATGCTTTGACAACCTTATTCCCAATGGCTTCTCTAAAGCCTGGCAACGTTGTGAACGCTGTGAAACCAACTTTGCTTGCAACTAGCCTTCTTAGGGCATGAAACTGCGCCTCGACTTCGCTATTAGTTTCCAGTTCCTTGCTCACTAAAGCATTCAGGGCGCCGAGAATTACCTTGTCTTTGTTCTCGGTAAATAGGCCCTGTAAATAGTCATTTGTAACCCTGTGGACTTGAAGTTGTAACGTAGTTACAGTCCAATCAAGCGGTTTATTATCCTGAACAAGAAATATCACAGGTTGGTTCTAAACAAGGTATCTCCTCAAAGAGCAAGTTATCGAACCAATCGAGTGAACGACACAATTACAAAGCATGCTCGACGGGTAACACAACAATTTGTCATTCGTCAGTTACTGACATTATTACAGGAAATTTGAGGTGAAAGACCATGTCTCCACTTTgtaaatacaaaaacaagtaaCACTTATTGAAGATTACTCACATCTTGGGAGGTGGAATAGTGTAGCCCGTTGTATGGAGCATTTGCATTGAATCTTTCCAACATCTCGGAGAATGATTTATTCCCGGGTggttgttgcaaaaattttacatgaGAAGTCTCGACTTCTTCATCGACAGGCAGGTTCAATGGACCGAGTCTCTTGCCACGAGATATAGGATACATTTTAACATGAACATCTCTGTTCCCAGATGCCCTAACACCATCTAGTAAAGAAGCGAGTAAAGAATCCCTGTCAGTGGTTGTGTAACTCCGCATTTGACCATTCAGGTACTGTATCGTGAACAATTGCGGATTTGAATTATCTCGAACCAGAGTAAAAATATCAGACAATGGTCTGAGGGTGCAAATGCTATACGTCTGAGGGTCTCTTTCAACAAGGCAAGTATCTGAAAGGCATAATGTTCTTCGTTGAGGATCCGGGTGCCTGGATGACAGCTTGTGAACAGTGAACTCTGATACACTGGTTATGTGCTCATCGCCACTGAACTTTCCCAGTCTTTGAGTGAGAAAATCGTCGAGGATTATTTGTTCTTTCAATACTTTTATATTGATTCCCAAGTTATTTAGTGCCGATTCcagcatttttttctttatctcttcAATTTGATGCGAGGCAAATAGGTGCAGGCGTCCAAAGCCCCCACATACTATCACAAAGCCACCTGGGTAGTCTTTCATTGTAGCAAGGCCTTCAAAATCCTTGTAACAATAGCTAGCCAATAACATGTTTGTGGCAGGATCCAACTGGTCAAGACTAAATGGTGTCACCTCAAGGACCACGGGCAATCTCGTATCCGACCAATGA
Proteins encoded in this region:
- the LOC124299292 gene encoding dnaJ homolog subfamily C member 13 isoform X1 yields the protein MMPIKDNQDVACFLVTKHSWKGKYKRVFSIGSMGITTYNPGNLEVTNKWAYSDFISLQPTNKSQTGLYEFSITMRKERKVDTMRFSSEYRLQLLTEALKFRNQFAEKPKEILRYQAYKHHWSDTRLPVVLEVTPFSLDQLDPATNMLLASYCYKDFEGLATMKDYPGGFVIVCGGFGRLHLFASHQIEEIKKKMLESALNNLGINIKVLKEQIILDDFLTQRLGKFSGDEHITSVSEFTVHKLSSRHPDPQRRTLCLSDTCLVERDPQTYSICTLRPLSDIFTLVRDNSNPQLFTIQYLNGQMRSYTTTDRDSLLASLLDGVRASGNRDVHVKMYPISRGKRLGPLNLPVDEEVETSHVKFLQQPPGNKSFSEMLERFNANAPYNGLHYSTSQDDNKPLDWTVTTLQLQVHRVTNDYLQGLFTENKDKVILGALNALVSKELETNSEVEAQFHALRRLVASKVGFTAFTTLPGFREAIGNKVVKALKRQDCGVTQAAMDCICALMQPMHEDCDLRQEQLNKSSLLSSTKFLDSLLDMWISHVNHGTGALVVSAMLDFLTFALCVPYSETTDGKHFDNLLEMVAARGRSLFRLFQHPSLAVVKGAGLVMRAIIEEGAPEIAAKMQELALAEGALPRHLLNSLFTLGSDGRLLTHRQLCRHLVGLWVTGHPTAMGLLKRIMPVGLLNYLDSEEKVPDSFLEEERLNNRDNLKIAIDHASKNRKSPQWIAIERQMRVLERHVENALQHWGARVGIERREKIKERPIVLRKRRERIKSEANWKLFYYKFNQDHALPNLIWNHKTREELRTALENEIRAFSSDKDLSGGTLIAWNHREFEVQYHSLSDEVKIGDYYLRLLLEKEDSPDSPIRKSYEFFNDLYHRFLLTTKIEMKCLCLQAMTIVYGRYFEDIGPFSDTKYIVGMLERCSDRMERDRLVMFINKLILHRRNVKDIMDQNGVRTLVDLLTLAHLHTSRAVVPTQTNVIEAGPDQERVMEKEWYYNDGDQRKGPICITELKKLYAAGKINNKTKVWAQGLDGWRMVMQVPQLKWTLVAKGSPVINESELATLVLNILIKMCEYFPSRDADDAIIRPLPRVKRLLSDPQCMPHVVQLLLTFDPVLVERVSTLLCEVMKDNPDVSKIYLTGIFFFILMYTGSNVLPVARFLQLTHTKQAFRGDENTASDIMQRSILGQLLPDAMVSYLENHGAEKFAQIFLGDFDTPEAIWNAEMRRMLIEKVAAHIADFSPRLRSHTLARYQYIPIPAIRYPQLENELFCQIFYLRHLCDTNKFPQWPIPDPVRLLKDVLDAWKKEVEKKPPVMTVDDAYRVLGLAGGKQHNEATVRKSYYKLAQMYHPDKNPDGRDKFEAVNQAYEFLCSRSCWTADGPNPDNIVLILRTQSILFHRYADELQPYKYAGYPQLIKTIKFETNDDQLFSKSAPLLAAASELAYHTVHCSALNAEELRREGGLEVMLEAYSRCVSVLNNSSKPNDVAVQVCTHITRCFAVAGLFRGCREKMVELPQLVRDLCRLLYFKHLTKLCSVATECVSSLATDSVLQMQLLQSGALWHLLLFMFNYDYTLEEGGVKRSQDENRQEVANNLAKLAVRACARLGGYMTGDNETPVNPVTVAALESTLTLYLARQLGKEKPEEILKILNSNCSNPYLIWDNGTRAELNEYLESKRQERLSGNGDFEHDFTEFKYTAHSNELIIGEIFVKIYNEQPTFPIENPKGFTIDLLDFLSKSAAYLASVGSVALLKKDQEKLRHIVISLDALKNVIKNNPGVEMQCIGHFKLLFGLLSCNSFKPIQKGALEVINNVTKNQECVNDIAANEVVVHLLLCLHSLTECQLLTLETLYALMSTTKIVKDALTKGAVVYILDLFCNSNNTQIREAAADLLAKMSSDKLAGPKVKLDLSKFLPRLFSEAIRDAPKQCVHMFESRHENPELIWDDDSKNRVSRIVSEMKEEHYAAQRVNPNTNLKLPEMQTNIDIGSNEPVVAGVYLRLFIASPTWALRKPKEFLSELMDTTLILMSKEKTDTDLLELAAQALVCLLQAQPALADQVPSLGHIPKLCRQMSVPNSQPAVYKAAILILHQLAASEICITSICQTECISPLKYAMQSRKDMIAIACEALNRLFSTNEDRLVKQALEAQMVPYLLTLLEGRLDTIDNPGTTKAQIVKALKAMTRSLLLGEKITAILDKSSVWAEYKDQMHDLFISNTPTAGYLTAGVPVSAGYLTAGPSATLPTGPPPVDKEDNVINRNDNI